One genomic window of Solea solea chromosome 12, fSolSol10.1, whole genome shotgun sequence includes the following:
- the LOC131469760 gene encoding transmembrane protein 263-A-like — protein sequence MKVLTSPQEVENRSPLVDSNNHQSCENRQEEEEVEEDAPFCPEEEHTNGTEKNHPGPEGGVIWRVGGGLFSMTRSAVGATLCGVAWVGTKSFELTKTAVSSVPAASVGLVKGSVSVVTGGVGAVGSAVASKVTPRKKDKAD from the exons ATGAAG GTGCTGACTTCACCGCAGGAGGTGGAGAACCGCTCACCTCTTGTTGACTCCAACAACCATCAGAGCTGTGAGAAcagacaagaggaggaggaggtggaggaggacgcCCCCTTCTGCCCTGAAGAGGAACACACAAACG GCACAGAGAAGAACCACCCCGGGCCAGAGGGAGGAGTAATATGGAGAGTGGGCGGCGGCCTGTTTAGCATGACACGAAGCGCTGTGGGTGCGACCCTCTGTGGGGTTGCATGGGTAGGAACAAAAAGCTTTGAGCTCACCAAAACGGCTGTGAGCAGCGTACCGGCAGCCAGCGTAGGACTGGTCAAAGGCAGCGTTTCTGTGGTCACAGGAGGCGTCGGCGCAGTGGGCTCTGCTGTGGCAAGTAAAGTCACACCAAGGAAGAAGGACAAAGCTGACTGA